One window of Tepidanaerobacter acetatoxydans Re1 genomic DNA carries:
- a CDS encoding B12-binding domain-containing protein, whose amino-acid sequence MDELIIKAVEELDEDKVVKLANKALNDGMEPFYLLNLIKEGMNRVGKLYENKQYFIADLIMAGLIFKEVLKLDKMAAQLHNDDSKKIGRVLIGTVKGDLHDIGKDIFRGMMEANKFDVIDLGVDVGKESFVKGVQKYQPDIVGLSGVLNYTIESMKETVEALNEAGLRSNILIILGGNHLTKEACEYVGADYYTKDASVGVKYCKKWIKTKYQTRSINNGITDLSSNR is encoded by the coding sequence ATGGACGAATTAATAATTAAAGCAGTGGAAGAACTAGACGAAGATAAGGTTGTAAAATTAGCCAATAAAGCGTTGAATGATGGTATGGAACCTTTCTATCTATTGAACTTAATTAAAGAAGGGATGAACAGGGTAGGTAAATTATACGAAAATAAGCAGTATTTTATAGCAGATCTTATTATGGCAGGACTTATTTTTAAAGAGGTTTTGAAACTTGATAAGATGGCGGCTCAACTTCATAACGATGACAGTAAAAAAATCGGAAGAGTATTAATCGGAACTGTAAAAGGTGATCTGCACGATATTGGTAAAGATATTTTTAGAGGCATGATGGAAGCAAATAAATTCGATGTTATTGATCTTGGAGTCGACGTAGGTAAAGAGTCATTTGTGAAAGGTGTACAAAAATATCAGCCGGATATTGTCGGCTTAAGTGGTGTGCTAAACTACACAATAGAATCAATGAAGGAAACGGTAGAGGCGTTAAATGAAGCCGGTCTGAGGAGTAATATACTAATCATTTTGGGAGGTAACCATCTTACTAAAGAAGCATGTGAGTATGTGGGCGCTGATTATTACACAAAGGATGCATCGGTTGGCGTTAAATACTGCAAAAAATGGATAAAAACTAAATATCAAACAAGGAGTATCAATAATGGGATTACCGATTTATCTTCAAATCGTTGA
- a CDS encoding S-layer homology domain-containing protein, with product MSGRKTRKASIVFLTIILILAFGSTQVMAAGFTDITATKYDWARPYIEKMNLLGVVKGVTETTYGPDDSVTREQLITMLVRLMGWESQATGKSLPSTFPKANSVAPWARGYVAVAVEKGIVSDEDLENFRPADAATRSEVAVFAVKAIGLGQEAESRENLNASLTFNDGYLIELKARPYIEIAVEKGIMKGFPDGSFKPNDKVTRAQIATVLHNITKLEKTNNIMVQGVVKNVDSTLLPSFDLKLGDGSSKTYTVDTNTLIYKEDADGNLTSAQLKDIKSGDTVNIIASRNTAQYVEVAYGKQATIVEDEDEDEDEDKVIKGIIRGVNISANVLTIENQDNDKYESYNIASDVKIRRDGTTSDIYKLMIGDTAAVTVTDGKIVRIEAETATKEIMGVITDITFISKNPTITIEDEDGKENDYELDKNATIRKNSRSADVSDLKIGDEVKLTLEYGVGTRVVATSTKQDISGTVKAVTLADINSVTVIDDKGREHILTITRDTEITKDRKQIDVTDIRPNYYVDIEAENDEAISIDVTVRSVKETIRGTVVNINEDVKVIVISIKNDDGTKSTQHVYYTSDTILYKENREVRISRIAEGDEVICIGSYEGGLFFADTVHDLTISD from the coding sequence ATGAGCGGTAGAAAAACAAGAAAAGCATCTATAGTATTTCTTACAATAATTCTGATTCTAGCATTTGGTTCAACTCAGGTTATGGCTGCCGGTTTTACGGATATAACCGCTACAAAATACGATTGGGCACGACCGTATATAGAGAAAATGAATCTTTTGGGAGTTGTAAAAGGTGTGACAGAAACTACTTACGGCCCTGATGATTCTGTGACAAGAGAGCAACTTATTACCATGTTGGTCAGGCTTATGGGGTGGGAAAGTCAGGCAACTGGCAAAAGTCTGCCTTCAACTTTTCCCAAGGCTAATTCAGTGGCACCCTGGGCACGAGGATATGTGGCGGTGGCTGTGGAAAAGGGGATTGTATCCGATGAAGACTTGGAAAATTTCAGACCGGCAGATGCGGCTACAAGGTCAGAAGTTGCTGTTTTTGCGGTAAAAGCCATAGGGCTTGGACAAGAAGCCGAAAGCCGTGAAAATTTAAATGCCTCTTTAACTTTTAACGATGGTTATTTGATCGAGCTGAAAGCCAGGCCGTATATAGAAATAGCTGTTGAAAAGGGAATCATGAAGGGATTTCCGGACGGCAGCTTTAAACCTAATGATAAGGTTACCAGGGCTCAAATAGCTACAGTACTTCATAATATAACCAAACTTGAAAAAACTAATAATATCATGGTTCAAGGTGTAGTCAAAAATGTGGATTCAACATTACTGCCTTCTTTTGATTTAAAATTAGGTGACGGCAGTTCTAAAACATATACTGTGGATACCAATACTTTAATCTATAAAGAAGATGCAGATGGCAATTTAACCAGCGCACAGCTAAAAGACATAAAATCTGGCGATACTGTCAACATAATAGCTAGCAGAAATACGGCACAATATGTAGAGGTTGCTTACGGTAAACAGGCTACCATTGTTGAGGATGAGGATGAGGATGAAGACGAAGACAAGGTCATAAAAGGAATAATCCGAGGAGTTAACATATCGGCGAATGTTCTTACTATTGAAAACCAAGATAATGATAAATATGAAAGCTATAATATAGCATCAGATGTAAAAATAAGACGTGATGGCACAACCTCCGACATCTATAAACTAATGATAGGGGATACCGCTGCTGTTACTGTAACAGACGGCAAAATAGTAAGAATAGAGGCGGAAACTGCTACTAAAGAAATTATGGGTGTAATAACTGACATTACATTTATTTCCAAAAACCCCACAATTACAATTGAAGATGAGGACGGCAAAGAGAATGACTACGAATTAGATAAGAATGCAACAATACGCAAAAACAGCAGAAGTGCAGATGTCAGCGACCTCAAAATTGGTGATGAAGTAAAGCTGACTTTAGAATATGGCGTAGGTACAAGGGTTGTTGCCACAAGCACAAAACAGGATATAAGCGGAACGGTGAAAGCAGTAACGCTTGCTGATATTAATTCTGTTACCGTGATAGACGACAAAGGCAGGGAACACATACTTACAATAACCAGAGATACCGAAATAACAAAAGATAGAAAGCAAATAGATGTAACGGATATTCGGCCGAACTACTATGTGGATATAGAAGCTGAAAATGATGAGGCTATAAGCATAGATGTAACTGTTCGAAGTGTCAAGGAAACAATAAGGGGCACTGTAGTTAATATAAATGAAGATGTTAAAGTTATAGTAATCAGTATAAAAAATGATGATGGCACAAAAAGCACGCAACATGTGTATTATACCAGCGATACCATATTATACAAGGAAAATAGAGAAGTTAGGATAAGTAGGATTGCTGAAGGCGACGAAGTTATATGTATAGGCAGTTATGAGGGAGGCCTGTTTTTCGCAGATACCGTCCATGATCTTACTATTTCTGATTAG
- a CDS encoding methylenetetrahydrofolate reductase C-terminal domain-containing protein, whose translation MIISQNKPFEEITEYLKDCEKIVLIGCAQCATACKSGGEEELIAMKKRLEEIGKQVLAFIVPETSCNYLLIRRDLKKIKDEINEADAILSFACGDGTQTIAKQVKIPVYPGNDTLFVGEVERVGQYSEACRTCGECVLGLTGGICPVTRCAKSLLNGPCGGAKDGKCEVNPENDCAWILIYKRLKELGQVENLIQIQQPKDYSKTTYPRNLNLREKDGGGRQ comes from the coding sequence TTGATAATTTCGCAAAATAAACCCTTTGAAGAAATAACTGAGTATTTAAAAGACTGCGAAAAAATTGTATTAATAGGTTGCGCTCAATGTGCTACTGCATGTAAGAGCGGCGGTGAAGAAGAATTAATAGCCATGAAAAAGAGATTAGAAGAAATCGGTAAGCAGGTTTTAGCTTTTATTGTGCCTGAAACCAGTTGCAACTATCTTTTGATTAGAAGAGATCTTAAGAAGATAAAAGATGAAATAAATGAGGCGGATGCCATTTTATCATTTGCATGCGGAGATGGGACTCAAACTATCGCAAAGCAGGTAAAGATTCCGGTCTATCCAGGTAATGATACATTATTTGTCGGGGAAGTTGAAAGGGTTGGTCAATACAGCGAAGCATGTAGAACTTGTGGAGAATGTGTGTTGGGATTGACGGGAGGTATTTGTCCGGTGACTCGTTGTGCCAAATCTTTGCTGAATGGTCCATGCGGTGGTGCAAAAGATGGAAAATGTGAAGTAAATCCGGAAAATGACTGTGCTTGGATTTTAATATATAAAAGGCTGAAAGAATTAGGGCAAGTAGAAAACTTAATTCAAATACAGCAGCCTAAGGACTATTCTAAGACCACATATCCGAGAAACCTCAACTTACGAGAGAAAGATGGGGGTGGAAGGCAATGA
- a CDS encoding cyclodeaminase/cyclohydrolase family protein codes for MKLADKTCNEFVNELASKNPVPGGGGAAALVGAIGVALSSMVCNLTTGKKKYAQFEDDIQDILKKAQELQNSLMQMIDEDAENFLPLSKAYGMPKGTEQERKLKEETLEKALKQACEVPIKIVKACYDAIKLHAELVDKGSRLAISDVGVGVQCLRAAIISGQLNIVININSIKDSVYVDRIKKEVMPLVKEGVNLADKVYEKVEQILSR; via the coding sequence GTGAAGTTAGCCGATAAAACTTGTAATGAATTTGTAAATGAATTGGCGTCAAAAAACCCAGTACCCGGAGGCGGAGGAGCTGCTGCATTAGTGGGAGCTATAGGAGTAGCTCTAAGCAGCATGGTATGTAATTTAACTACAGGAAAGAAAAAGTATGCACAGTTTGAGGATGATATACAAGACATTCTAAAAAAAGCCCAGGAGCTGCAAAATTCTCTTATGCAGATGATTGATGAAGATGCAGAAAACTTTCTCCCTCTTTCCAAGGCCTATGGTATGCCAAAAGGTACGGAACAAGAGCGTAAACTTAAGGAAGAAACCCTGGAAAAGGCATTAAAACAAGCTTGCGAAGTTCCAATAAAAATAGTAAAAGCATGCTATGACGCAATTAAGCTGCATGCCGAATTGGTGGATAAAGGTTCAAGGCTTGCTATAAGTGATGTAGGCGTAGGTGTACAGTGCTTGAGAGCTGCCATAATAAGTGGCCAGTTAAATATTGTTATAAATATCAATTCTATTAAAGATAGTGTCTATGTTGACAGAATAAAAAAGGAAGTAATGCCTTTGGTTAAAGAAGGTGTAAATCTTGCCGATAAGGTATACGAAAAAGTAGAGCAGATATTAAGCCGTTAA
- the lpdA gene encoding dihydrolipoyl dehydrogenase yields MRLVVIGAGPGGYEAAIKAAKLGAKVSIIEKDKVGGTCLNRGCIPTKSLLASSDVFGIVNNAQKFGVNITGQVSADFSEMMNRKNKLVSQMVNGIEFLLKKNGIEIIKGVGKLIDKNLVEVTKDDGSKEILRADKIILATGSIPVCPGLFNYDGKYIITSDEVLNLEKIPDSMIIVGGGVIGCEIGQFLRRLGTEVTIVEMMPQILPMEDEDVAKQLIRQFKKDKIKIITGKGITSVKVENNRVIAGVENTMLEADMMMVSIGRKPFTEELGLENAGIETDKRGRIPVNRKLETCAEGIYAIGDIIDTPFLAHVASKEGVIAAENALGGDKEVAYHAVPRCVYTEPEVAAVGLTESELKVAAKAYKIGTFDFRGLGKAQVIDKIQGFVKVITDENDKLIGASVVGPNATDLLAELTLAVHLGLSAEQVGDVIHPHPTLSEAIMEALHDVHGQSVHKV; encoded by the coding sequence ATGAGATTAGTAGTAATAGGAGCAGGGCCGGGTGGGTATGAAGCAGCTATAAAAGCAGCCAAACTAGGAGCTAAAGTGAGTATTATCGAAAAGGATAAAGTTGGTGGTACTTGCTTAAATCGCGGCTGCATACCTACAAAATCTTTATTGGCTTCTTCAGATGTATTTGGGATTGTTAATAATGCCCAAAAGTTTGGAGTAAACATAACAGGTCAAGTGAGTGCCGACTTTTCCGAAATGATGAACAGAAAAAATAAATTAGTTTCGCAAATGGTAAATGGTATCGAATTTCTGCTTAAAAAGAATGGCATAGAGATTATAAAAGGCGTAGGTAAACTTATAGATAAAAACCTGGTTGAAGTTACAAAAGATGACGGTTCAAAGGAAATCTTAAGAGCAGATAAGATAATTCTTGCAACTGGGTCGATACCTGTATGTCCCGGATTATTTAACTATGATGGAAAATATATAATTACCAGTGATGAAGTGTTAAACCTCGAGAAAATTCCTGATTCTATGATAATTGTCGGTGGCGGCGTAATTGGCTGCGAAATAGGCCAGTTTTTGCGGCGGCTGGGAACGGAAGTGACAATAGTTGAAATGATGCCGCAGATACTGCCTATGGAAGATGAAGATGTAGCAAAACAGTTAATTCGGCAGTTTAAGAAGGATAAAATCAAAATAATTACAGGGAAAGGCATTACTTCCGTTAAAGTAGAAAACAATAGGGTAATTGCAGGCGTGGAAAATACTATGCTTGAAGCTGACATGATGATGGTTTCCATCGGAAGGAAACCATTTACGGAAGAATTGGGACTGGAAAATGCAGGGATTGAAACAGATAAGAGAGGCAGGATTCCCGTAAATAGGAAATTGGAAACATGTGCAGAAGGTATTTATGCAATAGGTGATATTATTGATACACCGTTTTTGGCTCATGTAGCTTCAAAAGAGGGTGTAATTGCTGCCGAAAATGCTCTGGGTGGCGACAAGGAAGTTGCATACCATGCCGTCCCCAGATGTGTCTACACAGAACCAGAAGTTGCTGCTGTAGGATTGACTGAATCTGAGCTTAAAGTTGCGGCTAAAGCATATAAAATCGGAACCTTTGACTTTAGAGGTTTGGGCAAGGCCCAAGTTATTGATAAAATACAGGGATTTGTAAAGGTTATAACAGATGAAAATGATAAACTAATCGGTGCTTCAGTGGTAGGTCCCAATGCAACAGATTTGTTGGCAGAACTGACATTAGCAGTTCACCTTGGACTTTCTGCTGAACAAGTGGGCGATGTTATTCATCCGCATCCAACCCTGAGTGAGGCTATAATGGAAGCCTTGCACGATGTACACGGTCAAAGCGTACATAAAGTATAA
- a CDS encoding methylenetetrahydrofolate reductase — protein MSLLQKALESGEFAVTAELAPPKGTDFSHALQNAELFGDRVHAINVTDFQSSSLKATSLAMCKALIDLGLEPVFQITGRDRNRIAIQGEMLSAGFFGVKNLLALTGDHTTVGDNPGAKPVYDLDSIGILQAATMLASGVDMGGNKLEGSPSFFLGASVTPEYDPIELQLIKMKKKIIAGAKFFQTQAVYDIRTMEKFKEITKHLNTKILVGIIPLKSAGMARFMNKKIPGINVPDELIDRLKLSKDPVQEGIKIAGEFIVELKNRNLCDGVHIMAIGAEENVPLILDAAEL, from the coding sequence ATGAGTTTGTTGCAAAAAGCTCTTGAAAGCGGTGAGTTTGCAGTTACTGCCGAATTGGCACCACCAAAAGGAACTGATTTTTCTCATGCCCTGCAGAATGCAGAATTATTTGGAGATAGAGTTCATGCTATAAATGTTACAGATTTTCAATCATCATCATTGAAAGCAACTTCTTTAGCTATGTGCAAAGCTTTAATCGATTTAGGATTAGAGCCTGTCTTTCAAATAACCGGGCGTGATCGAAATAGAATAGCGATACAGGGAGAAATGCTGTCGGCGGGATTTTTTGGGGTAAAAAACCTGTTAGCCCTTACCGGAGACCATACTACCGTTGGTGATAATCCAGGTGCAAAGCCGGTATATGACTTAGACAGTATTGGGATTTTGCAGGCAGCTACAATGCTGGCAAGTGGTGTTGATATGGGTGGAAATAAGCTTGAAGGAAGCCCGTCCTTCTTCTTGGGAGCAAGTGTAACTCCGGAATATGATCCCATTGAACTGCAATTAATCAAAATGAAAAAGAAAATAATTGCCGGAGCAAAATTTTTTCAGACTCAAGCAGTATACGATATCCGGACAATGGAAAAATTTAAGGAAATAACAAAACATTTAAATACTAAGATACTAGTCGGTATTATTCCACTAAAATCAGCGGGCATGGCAAGGTTTATGAATAAAAAGATTCCGGGAATAAATGTACCTGACGAATTGATTGACAGATTAAAGTTGAGTAAAGATCCGGTGCAGGAGGGTATTAAAATTGCCGGCGAGTTTATCGTTGAACTAAAAAACCGGAATTTATGCGATGGTGTTCATATAATGGCAATTGGTGCGGAAGAAAACGTACCCTTGATTTTAGATGCAGCGGAACTTTAA
- a CDS encoding bifunctional 5,10-methylenetetrahydrofolate dehydrogenase/5,10-methenyltetrahydrofolate cyclohydrolase produces the protein MGILMKGKPVADAIKEELKAEVQDLKAKGIIPKLTIVRVGADPGDMSYERGALKAMANINIDTDARALPENIEQTDFISELEKINADTSTHGILILRPLPKQLDEKVIKNFIAPEKDVDCFNPINVAKVFEGDETGFPPCTPSAVMEILKFYNIELMGKNAVVIGRSMIVGKPAAMLLLKEHATVTVCHSRTRDLPLVASGADILVVGIGRAKMVNSNYIKDGAVVIDVGINMDEDGRLCGDVDTDNCINKASMITPVPGGVGSVTTSVLAKHVVQACKMQLSLL, from the coding sequence TTGGGTATATTAATGAAAGGCAAACCAGTCGCAGATGCAATAAAGGAAGAACTTAAGGCAGAAGTTCAGGATTTAAAGGCAAAAGGTATTATTCCCAAATTAACGATTGTTAGAGTTGGAGCAGATCCGGGTGATATGTCATATGAACGCGGAGCCCTTAAAGCAATGGCAAATATAAACATAGATACGGATGCACGGGCTTTGCCTGAAAATATTGAGCAAACTGATTTTATAAGTGAATTAGAAAAGATAAATGCTGATACGTCAACTCACGGAATATTGATATTAAGGCCTTTGCCAAAACAGCTGGACGAAAAAGTGATAAAAAATTTCATTGCACCTGAAAAAGACGTAGATTGTTTTAATCCCATAAACGTGGCAAAAGTTTTTGAAGGCGACGAAACCGGATTTCCTCCATGCACTCCGTCGGCAGTAATGGAAATCCTGAAGTTTTATAATATCGAGCTTATGGGTAAAAATGCGGTAGTCATCGGCAGATCTATGATAGTGGGGAAACCTGCAGCTATGCTGCTATTAAAAGAGCATGCCACTGTCACGGTGTGTCATTCGAGAACAAGAGATTTGCCATTGGTTGCATCAGGTGCCGACATACTAGTGGTTGGTATAGGAAGAGCCAAAATGGTTAACTCCAACTACATTAAAGATGGAGCAGTTGTTATCGATGTAGGGATTAATATGGACGAAGATGGTAGGCTATGCGGGGATGTGGATACTGATAACTGCATAAACAAGGCTTCTATGATAACTCCGGTTCCGGGTGGAGTAGGCTCGGTTACAACTTCTGTTTTAGCAAAGCATGTTGTTCAGGCATGTAAAATGCAGTTGAGTTTACTATAA
- the gcvH gene encoding glycine cleavage system protein GcvH: MKFPDNLIYNKEHLWVKVEGNTAYVGITDYAQDQLGEILYVDLPEVGQEFSKGDQFSEVESSKVNSTLMLPFSGVVLEVNEKLDDEPEYINAAPYDAWIAKFELNSPEELNDMISASVYEEGLE; the protein is encoded by the coding sequence ATGAAGTTTCCCGATAATTTAATTTATAACAAAGAACATTTATGGGTGAAGGTAGAAGGTAATACTGCCTATGTAGGCATTACCGACTATGCTCAAGATCAACTGGGAGAAATACTGTACGTAGACTTACCGGAAGTCGGCCAAGAGTTTTCCAAGGGCGATCAATTTAGCGAGGTGGAATCCTCGAAAGTAAATTCAACACTAATGTTGCCTTTTTCCGGTGTCGTATTGGAAGTCAACGAAAAACTGGATGACGAGCCTGAATATATAAACGCGGCACCTTATGACGCGTGGATTGCCAAGTTTGAATTGAATAGTCCTGAAGAACTGAATGATATGATAAGTGCATCAGTATATGAAGAGGGATTAGAATAA